Proteins encoded together in one Chiloscyllium plagiosum isolate BGI_BamShark_2017 chromosome 3, ASM401019v2, whole genome shotgun sequence window:
- the fam110c gene encoding protein FAM110C isoform X1: MPTDISLPLRILNKGPGYLRRQMEGNRRGRLSAVERLAADKGKYVKSPQLVAGGQGDGDGDGDREARSGSEASGSSSGGGGGGGSMESCPGGRGEKPAAHSPGGNHVPHAPLQRDGGTAIRRSKRQMRPDSLVIYRQKYEVVKGSGGGGGGGGGARAANQSLVRRLFQGGSIRDKQQPPPPASPEVPKVIIKEGGGPGDTGCGDQVEEERPSPPPPPAASLMPPAQRPAPCQRRASKGLHRSQSDISSRYSRAFSEFDSFFRYCGLEPEVIDDLGRENFTSASDTAVTVRVRSVSAPDSDSDFSRHSAQEDQRPLEEALGERKPASSLSVIERNARVIKWLYGCKRARECTAAELV; the protein is encoded by the exons ATGCCGACTGACATCTCGCTGCCCCTGAGAATCCTCAACAAGGGGCCCGGCTACCTCCGGAGGCAGATGGAGGGCAACCGCCGGGGCCGCCTGAGCGCCGTGGAGAGGCTGGCGGCCGACAAGGGCAAGTACGTGAAGAGCCCGCAGCTGGTGGCAGGCGGTCAGGGGGACGGAGACGGAGACGGGGACAGGGAGGCCCGCTCCGGCAGCGAGGCCTCGGGCAGCAGcagcggcggag gaggaggaggagggagcaTGGAGAGCTGCCCGGGAGGACGAGGCGAGAAGCCGGCGGCACACTCCCCGGGCGGAAACCATGTCCCGCACGCTCCCTTACAGCGGGACGGCGGCACCGCCATCCGCCGCTCCAAGAGGCAAATGAGGCCGGACTCGCTGGTCATCTACCGCCAGAAGTACGAGGTCGTCAAGGGCtcgggaggaggaggaggcggcgGCGGCGGGGCCCGCGCCGCTAACCAGAGCCTGGTCCGCAGGCTCTTCCAGGGGGGCTCCATCAGGGACAAGCAACAGCCGCCGCCGCCGGCATCGCCCGAGGTGCCCAAGGTCATCATCAAGGAGGGTGGAGGGCCGGGGGACACGGGCTGCGGGGACCAGGTGGAGGAGGAGCGGCCTTCGCCACCGCCACCGCCAGCGGCTTCGCTCATGCCCCCGGCACAGAGGCCGGCCCCGTGCCAACGGCGGGCCAGCAAGGGTCTGCACCGCTCCCAGTCCGACATCAGCTCCCGCTACTCGAGGGCCTTCTCCGAGTTCGACAGCTTCTTCAGGTACTGCGGCCTGGAGCCCGAGGTCATCGACGACCTGGGCCGCGAGAACTTCACCTCGGCGTCCGACACCGCGGTCACCGTGCGCGTGCGCAGCGTCAGCGCGCCCGACTCGGACAGCGACTTCTCCCGCCACAGCGCCCAGGAGGACCAGCGGCCGCTCGAGGAAGCGCTGGGCGAGCGCAAGCCGGCGTCCAGCCTGTCGGTCATCGAGCGCAACGCCCGGGTCATCAAGTGGCTGTACGGCTGCAAGCGAGCCCGGGAGTGCACAGCTGCCGAGCTGGTGTAG
- the fam110c gene encoding protein FAM110C isoform X2, with protein sequence MPTDISLPLRILNKGPGYLRRQMEGNRRGRLSAVERLAADKGKYVKSPQLVAGGQGDGDGDGDREARSGSEASGSSSGGGGGGSMESCPGGRGEKPAAHSPGGNHVPHAPLQRDGGTAIRRSKRQMRPDSLVIYRQKYEVVKGSGGGGGGGGGARAANQSLVRRLFQGGSIRDKQQPPPPASPEVPKVIIKEGGGPGDTGCGDQVEEERPSPPPPPAASLMPPAQRPAPCQRRASKGLHRSQSDISSRYSRAFSEFDSFFRYCGLEPEVIDDLGRENFTSASDTAVTVRVRSVSAPDSDSDFSRHSAQEDQRPLEEALGERKPASSLSVIERNARVIKWLYGCKRARECTAAELV encoded by the exons ATGCCGACTGACATCTCGCTGCCCCTGAGAATCCTCAACAAGGGGCCCGGCTACCTCCGGAGGCAGATGGAGGGCAACCGCCGGGGCCGCCTGAGCGCCGTGGAGAGGCTGGCGGCCGACAAGGGCAAGTACGTGAAGAGCCCGCAGCTGGTGGCAGGCGGTCAGGGGGACGGAGACGGAGACGGGGACAGGGAGGCCCGCTCCGGCAGCGAGGCCTCGGGCAGCAGcagcggcggag gaggaggagggagcaTGGAGAGCTGCCCGGGAGGACGAGGCGAGAAGCCGGCGGCACACTCCCCGGGCGGAAACCATGTCCCGCACGCTCCCTTACAGCGGGACGGCGGCACCGCCATCCGCCGCTCCAAGAGGCAAATGAGGCCGGACTCGCTGGTCATCTACCGCCAGAAGTACGAGGTCGTCAAGGGCtcgggaggaggaggaggcggcgGCGGCGGGGCCCGCGCCGCTAACCAGAGCCTGGTCCGCAGGCTCTTCCAGGGGGGCTCCATCAGGGACAAGCAACAGCCGCCGCCGCCGGCATCGCCCGAGGTGCCCAAGGTCATCATCAAGGAGGGTGGAGGGCCGGGGGACACGGGCTGCGGGGACCAGGTGGAGGAGGAGCGGCCTTCGCCACCGCCACCGCCAGCGGCTTCGCTCATGCCCCCGGCACAGAGGCCGGCCCCGTGCCAACGGCGGGCCAGCAAGGGTCTGCACCGCTCCCAGTCCGACATCAGCTCCCGCTACTCGAGGGCCTTCTCCGAGTTCGACAGCTTCTTCAGGTACTGCGGCCTGGAGCCCGAGGTCATCGACGACCTGGGCCGCGAGAACTTCACCTCGGCGTCCGACACCGCGGTCACCGTGCGCGTGCGCAGCGTCAGCGCGCCCGACTCGGACAGCGACTTCTCCCGCCACAGCGCCCAGGAGGACCAGCGGCCGCTCGAGGAAGCGCTGGGCGAGCGCAAGCCGGCGTCCAGCCTGTCGGTCATCGAGCGCAACGCCCGGGTCATCAAGTGGCTGTACGGCTGCAAGCGAGCCCGGGAGTGCACAGCTGCCGAGCTGGTGTAG